AGCAGCAACATGGCACCCACCGCCGCCAGCACATACAGACAACCAATCATGGCCTCAAGTTCATCGGCCATGCGCCGCGAGAGCCAGGCAATCACCCCCGCACCGGCCAGGGCAAAGAGCGCCGGCATCCAGATTCCCGAAAATGGCGCGTCCTCCAGCACAGGGTGCATGTGAGCCACAATGGCTCCCAGAGCCGCCACCTGAGCAATGGCCAAATCGATAAAAATGATGCCACGCTTAAGCACCTGGCGCCCCAGCAGCACATGGGTAGAGAGCACTAACACCCCGGCGGCCAATGCCGGCAGCAATATGTCCAGCAGATCCCAGTCAAACATAGATCAGTTCGCCCCTTTCAAAAGGTTAATCACGCTGTCGTAGAGACTGAACAGATCCTGACTCTCCTCATTGCCTCCCACAGACATGGGCAGCACCAGCACAGGTAGCCCGGCTTTTTCGGCAAGCCAGTTGGCACCGCGGGTGTCCTGATAGGAGGCCACCACAATCGCCGAAACATCACCCTTGCGGGCACGCTCCAGCAGGCTGGCGAGGTGTCCACTGGAAGGCGGCAGACCCGGTTTGGGCTCCAAATCAGCCACCTGCTCTATGCCAAGCCAATCGAAGAGGTAACGAAAGCTGGTGTGATAGGCAATCACCTTGCGTCCGGCGAGCTCCTGGGCTGAAGCTTCCCAGCCCGGAATGGCGGCCTGCCAGCGTTCGCTGAAGCGGGCAAAGGCAGCATCGTAAGCGGCGCTGTCGTCCCCATCCAGGCGTTTCAGCCTGGCGGTAACGGCTTCGGCCACCTGCAAAAAGCGCCGTGGCGAAAAGTGCAGATGCGGGTTGCCCTTGGCGTGAACATCGCCCATGGAGCGGTCGACCTTGTCCAGCTTATCCAGGGTCTCAATCAGCTCGGCGGCATACAGCATGCCGTCGCTGCCGTCTCTCACGTTGGCATTGGCGGATTTCATCTGCAGCATTGGCAGCCAGCCAATTTCAAGGTCTGCACCGGCGCACAGGGCCAGATCGGCCTGACGCATCTTGGCTATCAGACTCGGTCTTGCCTGCACCTGATGAGGATCCTGCATGGCCGTGGTCGCCGAGTAAATACTGGCGTCCGGCGCCAGCTCTTTGGCCAGCGCCGCGTATTCGGGCTCACAGGCAAAGATATTCAAACCGGCCACGGCACTGGCGCTGTGGCCCAGCGTGAGGGCCAGCAGGCCCCCGAGCAACTTAGAATTGATGCGCACCGTGGGCCCCCAGAGTCATAACATATTGCAGAGTGAACAGATTATCGTCGCTGATGCCGTCAAAGTTGGTTCCCTGTTGACGGGTGTACTGCAAACGTACCGTAGAGAAATGGCTGTGATGCCAGTTGAGGCTGACTTCGGTCTCTTTCAGCTTCTGGGCATCAAAGTGGTCATCGTGGGCCAGTTG
This sequence is a window from Shewanella zhangzhouensis. Protein-coding genes within it:
- a CDS encoding metal ABC transporter solute-binding protein, Zn/Mn family codes for the protein MRINSKLLGGLLALTLGHSASAVAGLNIFACEPEYAALAKELAPDASIYSATTAMQDPHQVQARPSLIAKMRQADLALCAGADLEIGWLPMLQMKSANANVRDGSDGMLYAAELIETLDKLDKVDRSMGDVHAKGNPHLHFSPRRFLQVAEAVTARLKRLDGDDSAAYDAAFARFSERWQAAIPGWEASAQELAGRKVIAYHTSFRYLFDWLGIEQVADLEPKPGLPPSSGHLASLLERARKGDVSAIVVASYQDTRGANWLAEKAGLPVLVLPMSVGGNEESQDLFSLYDSVINLLKGAN